One Streptomyces lincolnensis genomic region harbors:
- a CDS encoding CDP-alcohol phosphatidyltransferase family protein — MVAAPVLEELREVCQPQAKLASRNGEHWAGRLYMRRVSLRFTRQLVRTPVTPDQLTWTMVVCGVASGAALMIPGLTGAVLAVILMQLFLLFDCVDGEVARWKGQNSAAGIYVDRLGAYLADAALMAGAGYRAAESGVGGWLSIGIATALGVVLLKASTDLVDVARARRGLGVVDDEATRPRSQGVASVRRLAAAFRIHRVTNGIEASLVLLVAAVADQVTGGIDPTRWALGALAVITWVMVPAHLLSILSSSRLR; from the coding sequence ATGGTTGCTGCTCCGGTTCTGGAGGAGCTGCGGGAGGTCTGTCAGCCGCAGGCCAAGCTGGCGAGCCGCAACGGTGAGCACTGGGCGGGCCGGCTGTACATGCGGCGCGTCTCGCTGCGCTTCACGCGGCAGTTGGTGCGGACGCCGGTCACGCCGGACCAGCTGACCTGGACGATGGTGGTGTGCGGCGTCGCGTCCGGGGCCGCGCTGATGATCCCGGGCCTGACGGGTGCCGTACTGGCCGTGATCCTCATGCAGCTGTTCCTCCTCTTCGACTGCGTGGACGGTGAAGTCGCCCGCTGGAAGGGGCAGAACAGCGCGGCCGGGATCTACGTGGACCGGCTGGGCGCCTATCTCGCGGACGCGGCGCTGATGGCGGGCGCCGGGTACCGGGCGGCCGAATCGGGTGTCGGGGGCTGGCTGTCGATCGGGATCGCGACCGCGCTGGGTGTCGTGCTGCTGAAGGCGTCGACCGACCTCGTGGACGTGGCGCGGGCCCGGCGCGGGCTCGGTGTCGTGGACGACGAGGCGACCCGGCCCCGCTCGCAGGGCGTGGCCTCCGTGCGCCGCCTCGCCGCCGCCTTCAGGATCCACCGCGTGACGAACGGCATCGAAGCGTCCCTGGTCCTCCTGGTCGCCGCGGTCGCCGACCAGGTCACCGGCGGTATCGATCCGACCCGTTGGGCGCTGGGCGCGCTGGCCGTCATCACCTGGGTGATGGTCCCGGCCCACCTGCTGTCGATCCTGTCGTCGTCGCGGCTGCGCTGA
- a CDS encoding MerR family transcriptional regulator, producing MAPDDRLRPVDLARLAGVSTQQIRNYEEAGVLPPAERTESGYRTFRDLHRQALLTYRTLLKGYGHLTATRIMQALHADDVPAALALVDAAHATLNSERNALRATSEAVQALTGAVPPEVPRSGLRIGEVAALLGVRPSALRVWESAGLLTPPRERGTSYRTYDPADVRDARIILTLRRSHYLLAQIGPVLDDLRREGSTEGLRTAIRNRGEVLTARTRAMLEGAGSLSGYLSCLSGPGCLSAAATTTGSTAGGPGPSPR from the coding sequence ATGGCTCCCGACGACCGTCTCCGCCCCGTCGACCTGGCCCGTCTCGCCGGGGTCTCGACCCAGCAGATCCGCAACTACGAGGAAGCGGGCGTCCTGCCCCCGGCCGAGCGCACCGAATCCGGCTACCGCACCTTCCGCGACCTGCACCGACAGGCACTGCTGACCTACCGGACCCTGCTCAAGGGCTACGGCCACCTGACGGCGACCCGGATCATGCAGGCGCTGCACGCCGACGACGTCCCGGCCGCCCTCGCCCTGGTCGACGCCGCCCACGCTACCCTCAACTCCGAGCGCAACGCCCTGCGCGCGACGAGCGAGGCCGTCCAGGCCCTCACCGGCGCCGTCCCGCCCGAGGTGCCCCGCTCCGGCCTGCGCATCGGCGAAGTGGCCGCACTGCTCGGCGTACGGCCGTCGGCCCTGCGCGTGTGGGAGTCGGCGGGGCTGCTGACACCACCCCGGGAGCGCGGGACGTCGTACCGGACGTACGACCCCGCGGACGTCCGCGACGCCCGCATCATCCTGACCCTGCGCCGGAGCCACTACCTCCTCGCGCAGATCGGCCCGGTCCTGGACGACCTCCGCCGCGAGGGCAGTACGGAGGGTCTGAGGACGGCGATCAGGAACCGCGGCGAGGTCCTGACGGCGCGGACACGGGCGATGCTGGAGGGAGCGGGGAGTCTTTCCGGCTATCTGAGCTGTCTGAGCGGTCCCGGCTGTCTCAGCGCAGCCGCGACGACGACAGGATCGACAGCAGGTGGGCCGGGACCATCACCCAGGTGA